In the Thermoanaerobacterales bacterium genome, TGCCCCGGGGTGTCCAGGAAGGTAATCCGCTTCCCTTTATGCTGCACCTGGTAGGCGCCGATGTGCTGGGTGATGCCGCCGTGCTCCGTCGCTGTGACGTTCGTGTCCCGTATAGCGTCCAGCAACGAAGTCTTCCCATGGTCAACGTGGCCCATTACAACCACCACGGGCGGGCGCGGAGCCAGGCTGGACAGGTCATCGGCGGCTTCGGACTCCAACTGCAGCGCCTCAACGTCTTCCTCCCGTTTGATCTCAACCGGGAAGCCGAATTCCTGGAGGATAATCGCCGCCGTCTCCACGTCAATCTCCTGGTTGATTGTCGCCATCGTCCCCATTTCCATCAGGCGCTTGATAACATCCGCGGCCTTAATGGACATCTTCTCTGCCAGATCCTTAATCGTAAGGCTGTCCGTAAGGACGATCAGTTTCTTCTCGACCGGGACACGCTCCGCGCGGCCACGCCCCTGGCGGGTGCGAATCAGCTTGTTTTCATTGAACCCTTGTTTACGGGAACCGTCCCACTTGCGCCCGGCCCCGCGGCCCTGATCACGGTTGGCGGCCAACCGCTGCTGTCCGCCGCCCTTCTCCAGCCGTGCGGCCTCCACCACCTCTGCGGGCGGCTTGGGAATGGCCCGGCTAAGGTCCAGACCAGGCCGGCGACCGTGAGGGCGTCCCGCAGGCCGTCCCGGTGCGCCGGGACGGGGTGCCCCGTGCCGTGGCGCACCCTGGGGGCGCGGACCGGCCCCCTGCGGCCGCGGGCCGGCGCTATGCGGGCGCGGTGCGCCACCCTGCGGGCGCGGACCGGCCGCAAATGGAGTACGCTGCTCGGCCGGACGCGGGGTCGCGGGCCGTTGCTCCGGCGTCTGCGGTGCCGGACGTGGTACGCCGGGCCGGGCCGGCCGCACATCAGCCGGGCGCGCCGGGCCGGGCCGGCGCACGGGCTCCTGCGGCGCCGGGTGCGCAGCTTTTGTCTTGGCGGCCGCCGGTGCAGGCTCAGTCTTCTCCGGTTTCACGGGTGCGACCGTTGGCGCAGGAGCGGCCGGTCTTTCCTCGGAGGGACCGGGGACGGCAGCCTGGCGCTCGGTTCGCACCAGGGGCTGCAGGTGACCCGGAATATTTAGAGGGCGCTCCAGAAAGCGCCGGTCCGGCGGTCGCTGGGGCACCTTATCCACCAGCCCGGGCCCGAACTGGCTAAGACGCGGAGGGCGGCTCTTAGGAGGTGGCGGTGGGGGAGCCGGAGAGTCCTTGGCCGTCGTCGCGGCCGGACCGGGAGCGGGGCCCGTCCCGGGGGAGGCCTTCTTGGGTTGCGTCCGCGTCGCCGGGCGCTGCGCCTCCGTCTCCGGAACAACAGGTTTCCGCTGCTGCCGCGCCCTGATGTGCCTCGTAACCGCGGCGATTTCATGGTCTTCCAGGGTGGAGAGAACGTTCTTCACGTTAACCCCCACCTCCGTCAGGGCTCGGAGCAGTTCTTTACTCTCCAGGCCGATGTCTTTCGCTACTTCGTGGACACGTCTCTTGCCCATTAAACCACCTCCAAAAATGCCATACCAAAAACCCTCCGCCATTGCTGACCGGCTATCCCTGAGATTGTTGCGACGGTTCCTGAAGGCAGCCCAGGATACGCCGCGCCAGATGTTGATCGAGGATCGTAACCACAGCACGGGGAGACTTCCCCAGGGCCGCACCCAGTTCCGCTTTCGCACCAAAGAGCACGAATGGAACGCCGAACCTTCGGGAGAGGGCGGAAAAATCCTGCTGCGTCGCCGGGGCGGCGTCGGCCGCGATTATAACCAGCCGTGCCTGGCGGCGTTCCAGCTTGGCCCGCACCCCTTCGTCGCCCGAAACAACGCTGCGTGCCCGCTGCCCGAGCCCGAGAAGCTTAAGAACCTGATCCACGGTTCATGACCTCCTCCCGGAGGCGCGCCATCAAATCCGGGTCAAGACGCTGGTGGAGCACATGCTCGAGGCGTTTACTCCGGGCCGCCTCCTCAAAACAGGCTATGTCAGGGCAGAGATAGGCGCCGCGCCCGGCCCGTCGCCCGGTGAAGTCCAATACCACCTGGCCGTCCGGGGTTCGAACGATCCGGATGAGTTCGCGCTTGGGCCGCATTTGCCGGCAGCCCACGCAGAGCCTCAGAGGTACCTTCTTTATATGCGCCAGGGTTGCACGCCTCCCCGCAGCTCAGGCCCGTTCCCCTTGCCCGGAATCGGTCACGGGCTCTAAATCCTCGCTCTCGCCGGCATCCAGTTCCGCTTCCGGCTTCGTCTCCATACCCGGCTCTCCGGCGTAGCCCTGCTGTTCCATATATTCCCGATAGATTTCGGCCATCTGGGATTCGCTCTTGATATCGATTTTCCACCCGGTAAGCTTGGCGGCCAGGCGGGCGTTCTGCCCTTCCTTGCCGATGGCCAGGGACAACTGGTAATCAGGTACAATAACCCGCGCGATCTTCTCGTCCTCCCATATCTCCACGGCCACGACCTTGGCCGGGCTCAAGGAGGCCGCTACGAATTTTGACGGGTCGGGGTGCCACTTGACAATGTCGATCTTTTCCCCGTTTAGTTCGTTGACAATGGATTGCACGCGGATGCCTTTCGGCCCGACGCAGGCCCCCACCGGGTCGATATGTTCGTCGCCCGAATAGACGGCGATCTTGGAGCGCACCCCGGGCTCACGCGCAACCGCCTTGAGTTCCACCAGCCCCTCCTGCAATTCGGGAACCTCGAGTTCAAAGAGCCTTTTGAGGAGACCGGGATGGGTGCGGGAGAGGATGATTAAAGGCCCCTTGGTGGTTCGTTTGACCTCGACGATATAGGCCTTGATACGTAAACCCGGATAAAGG is a window encoding:
- a CDS encoding L7Ae/L30e/S12e/Gadd45 family ribosomal protein, which codes for MDQVLKLLGLGQRARSVVSGDEGVRAKLERRQARLVIIAADAAPATQQDFSALSRRFGVPFVLFGAKAELGAALGKSPRAVVTILDQHLARRILGCLQEPSQQSQG
- a CDS encoding YlxR family protein, whose product is MGCRQMRPKRELIRIVRTPDGQVVLDFTGRRAGRGAYLCPDIACFEEAARSKRLEHVLHQRLDPDLMARLREEVMNRGSGS
- the nusA gene encoding transcription termination factor NusA, whose translation is MNSEFLEAIHALEKERGIAQEVLIEAIEAALLSAYRRNFGTSANARVHIDRRTGECRVFSKRAVVDEVQDPNTEISLAEARRINPSYELEDIVETEITPRNFGRIAAQTAKQVVVQRIREAERNLVYEEFSSREGDIITGVIQRLEQRSAYIELGRADAVLTPQEQIPGERLYPGLRIKAYIVEVKRTTKGPLIILSRTHPGLLKRLFELEVPELQEGLVELKAVAREPGVRSKIAVYSGDEHIDPVGACVGPKGIRVQSIVNELNGEKIDIVKWHPDPSKFVAASLSPAKVVAVEIWEDEKIARVIVPDYQLSLAIGKEGQNARLAAKLTGWKIDIKSESQMAEIYREYMEQQGYAGEPGMETKPEAELDAGESEDLEPVTDSGQGERA